From Sporosarcina sp. Marseille-Q4943, the proteins below share one genomic window:
- the hutH gene encoding histidine ammonia-lyase has protein sequence MIELTGDTLTLEQMEGILYKGKQVVLNADALERVQKSREAVDRIVENDKTVYGINTGFGKFSDVKIDEKDTKALQLHLIRSHACGVGEPFSATVSRAMVVLRLNALLKGFSGIRVEVLERFAFMVNNGIHPVIPQQGSLGASGDLAPLSHLALVLLGEGFVWRDGGHIPAEQVWKEYGMEPIVLEAKEGLALINGTQAMTAQGVVNYLEAEKLAYSSEWIAAMTMEALHGITDAFHPAIHEARGYKEQVDVAARMLSWLKDSQLTTRQGEKRVQDAYSIRCIPQVHGASWQVLSYVKEKLEIEMNAATDNPLIFEDGDVVVSGGNFHGQPIAFAMDFLKIGIAELANISERRIERLVNPQLNEGLPPFLSPQPGLQSGAMILQYSAASLVSENKTLAHPASVDSIPSSGNQEDHVSMGTIGSRHAQQIIKNARNVIAIEALCAMTGCMFRGVENMAPKTRENLEELLQVVAPITEDRIFGPDIEKIADYLNR, from the coding sequence ATGATTGAATTGACGGGAGATACCCTTACACTCGAACAGATGGAAGGGATTTTATATAAAGGGAAACAGGTCGTGTTGAATGCCGATGCATTGGAACGCGTGCAAAAGAGCAGGGAAGCGGTTGATCGGATAGTCGAGAATGACAAGACCGTGTATGGCATCAATACTGGTTTCGGTAAATTCAGTGATGTGAAAATTGATGAAAAAGATACGAAGGCATTGCAATTGCACTTGATCCGTTCGCATGCATGCGGAGTAGGAGAACCTTTTTCAGCAACTGTTTCGCGTGCTATGGTCGTCCTACGGTTGAATGCGCTCCTCAAAGGCTTTTCGGGCATCCGGGTTGAAGTGTTGGAACGATTTGCGTTCATGGTGAATAACGGAATTCACCCGGTCATCCCACAGCAAGGATCACTAGGGGCTTCAGGAGACTTGGCGCCGCTTTCCCATTTGGCATTAGTGCTGTTAGGGGAAGGATTCGTTTGGCGTGATGGCGGGCATATTCCTGCGGAGCAAGTTTGGAAGGAATACGGGATGGAGCCGATTGTCCTTGAAGCGAAGGAAGGGCTTGCGTTGATTAACGGCACGCAGGCAATGACCGCCCAAGGTGTCGTCAATTATTTGGAGGCGGAAAAACTTGCATACAGCAGTGAGTGGATTGCCGCCATGACAATGGAGGCGCTGCATGGGATTACGGATGCTTTCCATCCAGCAATACACGAAGCGCGCGGTTACAAAGAGCAAGTCGACGTCGCGGCTAGGATGTTGAGCTGGCTGAAAGATAGCCAGTTAACAACGCGACAGGGGGAGAAGCGCGTGCAGGACGCCTATTCGATCCGATGCATCCCGCAAGTCCATGGAGCAAGCTGGCAAGTGCTTTCTTACGTGAAGGAAAAACTGGAGATTGAGATGAATGCGGCGACAGACAATCCGCTTATTTTTGAAGACGGGGATGTTGTTGTATCCGGAGGGAATTTCCACGGGCAGCCGATTGCATTCGCAATGGATTTTTTGAAGATCGGCATCGCCGAGCTTGCAAATATTTCCGAGCGTCGCATTGAGCGGCTCGTCAATCCGCAATTGAATGAAGGACTACCGCCATTCCTTAGTCCACAACCGGGACTGCAATCTGGAGCGATGATCTTGCAATACTCCGCAGCAAGCCTCGTTTCGGAAAATAAAACATTGGCGCATCCGGCGTCCGTCGATTCAATCCCGTCCTCCGGCAACCAGGAGGATCATGTGTCGATGGGGACGATTGGTTCGAGGCATGCACAGCAAATTATTAAAAATGCTAGAAATGTCATTGCCATCGAAGCGTTATGCGCGATGACCGGCTGCATGTTCCGAGGCGTCGAAAATATGGCGCCGAAGACGCGCGAGAATCTGGAAGAACTTCTGCAAGTCGTTGCACCTATTACGGAAGACCGGATTTTCGGACCGGATATTGAGAAGATTGCAGACTACTTGAATAGATAA
- a CDS encoding polysaccharide deacetylase family protein — protein MSKQGAIIVSLDFELNWGVHDVVSLEQYKENLLGVREAIPRMLELFQRFDIHATWATVGMLYCENKKELLASLPSLQPNYENSDFSPYKKLNNVGEDERKDPFHYAKSLIKEIEKYPNQEIATHTFSHYYCLEKGQNDKSFEADLQAALRIANANGHTVTSLVFPRNQMNERYLQVCKKYGIQCFRGNERGWPYRASRFHSEGAMKRILRLVDSYVNVCGHNTYPIPEVETEPIINLPSSRFLRPYIPKLKIIEPLRLSRIKKSITHAAQKGEVFHLWWHPHNFGKNIDENIRFLTEILQLVSKLRSEYGFESLSMAGASDLVLKVNR, from the coding sequence ATGAGCAAACAAGGTGCAATCATCGTCTCGCTTGATTTTGAGTTGAATTGGGGCGTCCATGATGTTGTTTCACTAGAACAATATAAAGAAAATCTATTAGGGGTGCGAGAGGCAATTCCGAGAATGCTTGAATTATTTCAGCGCTTCGATATCCATGCCACTTGGGCAACCGTTGGGATGCTCTATTGTGAAAATAAAAAAGAGTTGTTAGCCAGTCTGCCTTCTCTCCAGCCAAACTATGAAAACAGTGATTTTTCACCCTATAAAAAACTAAATAATGTTGGGGAGGATGAGCGGAAAGATCCGTTTCATTATGCTAAATCTTTGATAAAGGAAATCGAAAAATACCCGAATCAGGAAATAGCGACCCATACATTTTCGCATTATTATTGTTTAGAAAAAGGACAAAATGACAAAAGCTTTGAAGCGGATTTACAAGCTGCGTTACGAATTGCTAATGCAAACGGTCATACGGTTACATCGCTTGTGTTCCCAAGAAACCAGATGAACGAGCGTTATTTACAAGTTTGTAAAAAGTACGGGATTCAATGTTTTAGAGGAAATGAACGAGGTTGGCCTTATAGGGCAAGTCGTTTCCATAGCGAAGGGGCCATGAAAAGAATACTTAGATTAGTGGATAGTTATGTGAATGTTTGCGGACATAATACGTATCCGATCCCCGAAGTTGAGACAGAACCGATCATAAACTTGCCTTCCAGCAGATTTTTAAGGCCATACATCCCGAAGTTGAAAATAATAGAACCTTTGCGTTTAAGCCGAATTAAAAAAAGCATAACGCATGCCGCACAGAAAGGGGAAGTTTTTCATCTCTGGTGGCACCCTCATAATTTCGGTAAAAACATCGATGAAAACATTCGTTTTTTGACTGAGATTCTCCAGTTAGTTTCAAAATTAAGGAGTGAATATGGCTTCGAGAGCCTCAGTATGGCGGGAGCCTCGGACTTAGTATTGAAGGTGAATAGATGA
- a CDS encoding thioredoxin family protein, translating to MKSITTVEEFNKVINSDNKSLIKFQAGWCPDCTRMDMFIDPIVKEYDMYTWYDVDRDVLPEIAEKYEVMGIPSLLIFQNGEKKAHLHSANAKTPDQVTDFLETVKS from the coding sequence ATGAAATCAATCACAACAGTAGAAGAATTCAACAAGGTCATCAACAGCGACAACAAATCGCTTATCAAATTCCAGGCGGGCTGGTGCCCTGATTGCACACGCATGGATATGTTCATCGATCCGATCGTAAAAGAATATGATATGTATACATGGTATGACGTGGATCGTGATGTGTTGCCTGAAATCGCGGAGAAATATGAAGTAATGGGTATCCCAAGCTTGCTTATTTTCCAAAATGGAGAAAAGAAGGCGCACTTACATAGCGCAAATGCAAAAACACCTGATCAGGTGACAGATTTTCTTGAAACTGTGAAATCATAA
- a CDS encoding GNAT family N-acetyltransferase, translating to MELTRITSLDQLDQYRDDWSLILEENQNTNPFIEFVWVYEWWKHFGDKYDMEIMLVKQDDKPIGFLPFIHKRRWFGHTYTFMAFGHANYMDFVVYNHLLDDVIEFVFDEMIKARRNVVFYLHGLLESGNSPRSLEVYLQKRKFVFSSHRVVTPYINLKDVKIEEYMNKRKRLHGLDRREKRLRNNGNVKFLRIGPKEMESVFQLRDKLWKKKRDTSGFSNDKDKEFYRSLAGIQEGPMQTELDALYINDMMIAFHYGFRCRGRLLGYVLAYDLDFEIFGPGRILEKEKILQCKTDNITIFDLSIGYEPYKFEWNTDEDYTRKMIFSSNTSKANGIRRFLTMKESLIGRMKRNYSFVLFIRNTIGKLLFVFRNLFRNTESKAIKEELRAYLTRVKEYIFERKQYFVYKLDKKDILDFSDPESFIEFSINDAINSYDIANNHMKEICRKIYGGFKGYYPVGVLSFENIFWTNEKMLRIDQIAYHEDFRKNCVYIENWNTGNLGDICTFVQKNCKSKTLYVTTKGNSKKDTAALKELGFTISKQIVKRTYFGVSKYRITE from the coding sequence ATGGAGCTTACACGGATTACATCACTAGATCAACTTGATCAGTACAGGGATGATTGGTCGCTCATATTGGAGGAAAATCAGAATACAAATCCGTTTATAGAATTTGTCTGGGTTTATGAATGGTGGAAGCATTTTGGCGATAAATATGATATGGAAATAATGCTCGTCAAACAAGATGATAAGCCTATTGGATTTCTTCCTTTTATCCACAAAAGAAGATGGTTTGGTCATACGTATACTTTTATGGCTTTCGGACACGCAAATTATATGGATTTCGTTGTATACAATCATTTGTTAGACGATGTTATCGAATTCGTATTTGACGAAATGATTAAAGCAAGAAGAAATGTTGTGTTTTACTTGCATGGGTTACTAGAAAGTGGAAATTCACCAAGAAGTTTAGAAGTTTATTTACAGAAACGGAAATTTGTTTTTTCGAGTCATCGGGTTGTCACCCCATACATTAACTTGAAAGATGTAAAAATTGAAGAATATATGAATAAAAGAAAGAGACTGCATGGGCTCGACAGAAGAGAAAAACGGTTACGGAATAATGGAAATGTGAAGTTTTTAAGGATCGGACCAAAAGAAATGGAATCAGTCTTTCAACTCCGTGACAAACTGTGGAAGAAAAAGAGGGACACAAGCGGATTTTCGAATGACAAAGATAAAGAATTTTACCGAAGTCTTGCCGGTATTCAGGAAGGCCCGATGCAAACGGAACTCGATGCACTTTACATTAATGACATGATGATCGCTTTCCATTACGGTTTCAGATGTCGAGGGAGATTGCTTGGATATGTGTTAGCCTATGATCTTGACTTTGAAATATTTGGCCCAGGTAGAATACTTGAAAAGGAAAAGATTTTGCAATGCAAAACAGATAATATTACTATATTTGATTTAAGCATCGGTTATGAACCTTATAAATTTGAGTGGAATACAGACGAAGACTACACAAGAAAAATGATTTTTTCATCTAATACTAGTAAAGCCAATGGTATACGACGATTTTTAACGATGAAGGAATCATTGATTGGGAGAATGAAGAGAAATTACAGTTTCGTTCTGTTTATTCGAAATACAATTGGGAAGCTGCTGTTTGTTTTTAGGAATCTATTCCGTAATACGGAGTCCAAAGCTATAAAGGAAGAATTAAGGGCATATTTGACTCGTGTCAAAGAGTATATATTCGAAAGAAAACAATACTTTGTTTATAAATTAGATAAAAAAGATATCTTAGATTTTTCTGATCCTGAAAGCTTTATTGAATTCTCGATTAACGACGCTATAAACAGCTACGATATTGCTAATAATCATATGAAGGAAATTTGTAGAAAAATATACGGTGGATTCAAAGGGTATTATCCAGTGGGCGTTCTGTCGTTCGAAAATATATTTTGGACAAATGAAAAGATGCTACGAATCGATCAAATCGCCTATCATGAAGACTTTCGGAAAAACTGTGTATATATCGAGAATTGGAATACCGGTAACTTGGGTGACATATGCACATTCGTACAGAAAAACTGTAAATCGAAAACGCTATATGTAACGACAAAGGGAAATTCTAAAAAAGATACTGCTGCATTGAAGGAACTAGGGTTTACGATCAGCAAACAAATCGTTAAAAGAACGTATTTTGGTGTTAGTAAATACCGTATTACAGAGTGA
- a CDS encoding STAS domain-containing protein translates to MDYDKEIEKYKERIAFLEKTIKNLSVPIISTLVDDTILVPIVGYTGSERFELIRTVVLEYLDKHRSVNCVVFDFTAADLDEKEIHEYDSLAQELQMLNNTLKLMDVRPISVGFNPLIVRKIIAAGVQMEFESYVNFRTALKTLLKEKKTTL, encoded by the coding sequence ATGGATTACGATAAAGAGATAGAGAAATATAAAGAAAGAATTGCCTTTCTGGAGAAAACGATTAAAAATTTATCCGTTCCGATTATCTCGACACTTGTCGATGATACTATTCTCGTGCCGATTGTCGGCTATACGGGGTCTGAACGGTTTGAGCTGATCCGCACAGTTGTATTGGAGTATCTAGACAAACACCGGAGCGTAAATTGTGTTGTTTTTGATTTTACTGCAGCTGATTTGGATGAAAAGGAAATACATGAATATGACTCGCTCGCACAGGAATTGCAAATGCTCAACAATACATTAAAGCTGATGGATGTCCGACCAATTTCAGTCGGCTTCAATCCGCTGATTGTCAGAAAGATCATTGCTGCTGGCGTCCAAATGGAATTTGAATCATATGTCAATTTCAGGACTGCACTTAAAACCCTCCTGAAAGAAAAAAAGACTACGCTGTAA
- a CDS encoding 5'-3' exonuclease produces the protein MENKPHILLVDGMALLFRSFFATSAMGHFFPNDEGVPTNGVQGFARHALTAASIFNPTHMAVCWDMGAHTFRNDLFNGYKANRPAPAPELVPQFDMTREVSELIGWKNYGIPGMEADDLIGSLVCEWEGKADITIVTGDKDLLQLLRPGVRIAFMKKGYNVYDIYSEERFVEEYEIAPERFVEVKAFTGDTSDGYPGVKGIGPKTALKLVKEYGTVESVIESIEDLAPGMRKKIETDMDMLLLSKKLAQIHCELEFNEPLEQLILPDYNEARGQLEEKGYSMIVRQLNSLFPELIA, from the coding sequence ATGGAGAATAAACCACATATTTTGCTAGTTGACGGCATGGCCCTATTATTTAGATCGTTTTTTGCAACGTCGGCGATGGGGCATTTCTTCCCGAACGATGAAGGAGTTCCGACAAATGGCGTTCAAGGATTTGCCCGCCATGCATTGACTGCAGCTTCCATTTTCAACCCTACCCATATGGCGGTCTGTTGGGACATGGGTGCACACACTTTTAGGAATGACCTATTCAACGGGTATAAAGCGAACCGACCGGCGCCTGCTCCTGAATTAGTGCCGCAATTTGATATGACGCGGGAAGTGTCCGAGCTGATCGGTTGGAAGAACTACGGTATCCCTGGAATGGAGGCCGACGATTTGATCGGCTCGCTCGTCTGTGAATGGGAGGGCAAGGCGGACATTACGATTGTGACCGGCGATAAAGACCTTTTACAGTTGCTGCGTCCGGGGGTGCGCATCGCTTTCATGAAAAAAGGATATAACGTATACGATATATATTCAGAAGAACGTTTTGTTGAAGAATACGAAATTGCACCAGAGCGATTCGTTGAAGTGAAGGCGTTTACGGGAGATACGAGCGACGGCTATCCCGGCGTAAAAGGGATCGGTCCGAAAACAGCATTGAAACTCGTAAAGGAATATGGAACGGTCGAAAGTGTCATTGAGTCAATAGAGGATCTTGCCCCAGGAATGAGGAAGAAAATCGAAACGGATATGGACATGCTGCTCCTCTCCAAAAAACTCGCGCAAATTCATTGCGAGCTTGAATTCAATGAACCTCTCGAGCAATTGATCCTCCCGGATTATAATGAAGCGAGAGGGCAGTTAGAGGAAAAAGGATATTCCATGATCGTCAGACAGCTGAATTCATTATTTCCAGAGTTGATTGCTTAA
- a CDS encoding lipopolysaccharide biosynthesis protein produces the protein MSTPKTLKSKTITGVFWSFTDLMANHGIQFIVQIILARLLLPEHFGIIGMILVLISVSNAIVDSGFSQALIRDQHTTQEDYSTVFYFNLFISFVLYGLLFCTAPIISVFFDEPQLTKIIRVLSLVLILNSLSIIQKAMLVKKVDFKTLTKISVIAVITSGSLTIYLAMSGFGVWSLVFNMIALQSVQTGLFWYLNKWMPSLTFKVQSFKKFYSFGYKLLLSGLMDTLFYYSYFVIIGKMYSTNQLGYYTNAVKIKDLASFAIVSTVQRVTYPVLSSIQQEEERLKYGFKSVIKTSAFINFPLMVGLAAVAEPLFIVLFGDKWISSVAYFQLLCFAGMLYPLHAINLNVLQVKGRSDLILLLEIIKKSILTVLIILSLLFGFGIIGLIWSSVIHSFISFLINSYFSAREIEYSSKEQIKDLLPSFLISLIMGITVFQLGTIIDENNLLQLICEITIGIAIYITISKILRIQELNTLYQMALPLFKKMKENHRMKNL, from the coding sequence ATGTCGACTCCTAAGACGTTAAAAAGTAAAACAATCACAGGGGTTTTTTGGAGTTTTACGGATCTAATGGCGAACCACGGCATACAATTTATCGTACAGATTATTCTTGCCAGGTTACTGCTTCCCGAGCATTTCGGGATTATTGGAATGATTTTAGTATTGATATCCGTTTCCAATGCGATTGTAGATAGTGGATTTTCCCAAGCGTTAATACGAGATCAACATACGACACAAGAAGACTATTCAACTGTTTTTTATTTCAACCTTTTTATTTCGTTTGTATTGTATGGTCTATTATTTTGTACGGCTCCTATAATTAGTGTATTTTTCGACGAACCTCAACTGACAAAAATCATTCGAGTCCTTTCCTTAGTACTTATCCTCAATTCATTATCCATTATCCAAAAAGCAATGCTTGTGAAGAAAGTCGACTTTAAAACATTAACTAAGATAAGTGTTATCGCTGTCATTACATCTGGAAGTCTTACGATATATTTAGCAATGTCAGGATTTGGTGTTTGGAGTCTCGTTTTTAATATGATTGCTTTGCAATCCGTTCAGACGGGATTATTTTGGTATTTAAATAAATGGATGCCTTCTTTGACATTTAAAGTTCAATCATTTAAAAAGTTTTATAGTTTTGGATACAAGTTATTGTTATCAGGGCTTATGGATACCCTATTTTATTATAGTTACTTCGTTATTATTGGAAAAATGTATTCAACAAATCAACTTGGTTATTATACAAACGCCGTTAAAATTAAAGACCTTGCCTCATTTGCTATCGTTTCGACCGTACAGCGCGTCACATATCCGGTTCTTAGCAGCATTCAGCAAGAAGAAGAACGTCTGAAATATGGATTTAAGTCTGTTATTAAGACTTCGGCATTTATTAACTTTCCTTTAATGGTCGGTTTAGCAGCAGTTGCAGAGCCGCTGTTTATTGTATTATTCGGTGATAAATGGATATCTTCAGTTGCCTATTTTCAATTATTATGCTTTGCGGGTATGCTCTATCCACTTCACGCTATCAATTTAAATGTTCTTCAAGTGAAGGGAAGATCGGACTTAATTTTGCTATTAGAAATCATCAAAAAGAGTATATTGACAGTTTTAATTATCCTTTCTTTATTGTTTGGATTCGGCATTATCGGCTTAATATGGTCGTCGGTTATTCATTCATTTATTTCTTTTTTAATAAATTCGTACTTTTCAGCGAGGGAAATCGAGTATTCATCAAAAGAACAAATAAAAGATCTACTACCTAGTTTTTTAATCTCTTTGATTATGGGGATTACAGTATTTCAGCTTGGAACAATCATAGATGAAAATAATCTGCTGCAACTTATTTGTGAAATAACCATTGGAATTGCTATTTATATAACAATTAGCAAGATATTGAGAATACAAGAGTTGAATACGTTGTATCAAATGGCTTTGCCACTATTTAAGAAGATGAAAGAAAATCATAGAATGAAAAATCTGTAG
- a CDS encoding C39 family peptidase has translation MKHVEGFQGKSQYDDEIDKHFQPSACGPVTAFTIIRHHLLDTGMQVNDLYRMLGGTRIGLFKWRFIRNLRRLLGSGWRVEECQIEDVKKEIDEGRPVAAKFDKWFSFHWFGNFAFDYHWVPVIGYKESESGLILLVHDNGGRNRDSRIREIAYEPNRSILSFIKIIKTTADK, from the coding sequence ATGAAACATGTCGAAGGTTTTCAAGGCAAATCGCAGTACGATGATGAAATCGATAAGCATTTTCAGCCTTCCGCTTGCGGCCCTGTCACTGCATTCACGATTATCCGACATCACCTGCTCGATACGGGCATGCAAGTGAATGATTTGTATCGTATGCTCGGGGGGACTCGAATCGGCTTGTTCAAATGGCGCTTCATCCGCAATTTACGTAGGTTGCTCGGTTCGGGATGGCGGGTTGAAGAGTGTCAGATCGAGGACGTGAAGAAAGAGATCGATGAAGGTCGGCCTGTTGCGGCGAAGTTCGATAAATGGTTTTCATTCCATTGGTTCGGCAATTTTGCATTTGATTATCATTGGGTTCCAGTCATCGGTTATAAAGAATCCGAAAGCGGACTTATTTTGCTCGTCCACGATAATGGAGGGCGGAACCGTGATAGCCGTATCCGGGAAATTGCCTATGAACCTAACCGGTCCATCCTCTCATTCATAAAAATCATAAAAACCACTGCCGACAAGTAA
- a CDS encoding branched-chain amino acid transport system II carrier protein — MTTPVLMLLYPIAITLVILIFTEKLFGGAQSVYIGAMVGTIFVAILDALQEANLMVEEIDATFAFIPLFTSDAGWLITGFIGAIIGYFLNNKSVVQQKSSVS; from the coding sequence ATGACAACACCAGTATTAATGCTTTTATATCCAATTGCAATTACGTTAGTTATCTTAATTTTCACAGAGAAATTATTCGGTGGTGCGCAAAGCGTTTATATCGGTGCGATGGTAGGGACAATATTTGTCGCAATTTTAGATGCATTGCAAGAAGCAAATTTAATGGTAGAGGAAATTGACGCAACATTTGCCTTCATCCCATTATTTACTTCAGATGCAGGCTGGTTAATCACAGGTTTTATTGGTGCGATTATTGGTTATTTCCTCAATAATAAAAGTGTTGTACAGCAAAAGAGTAGCGTATCCTAA
- a CDS encoding GNAT family N-acetyltransferase, with amino-acid sequence MELTRITSLHQLDQYRDDWSLILEENQNTNPFIEFVWVYEWWKHFGDEYDMEIILVKQNNNPIGFVPFIHKRRWFAHTYTFMAFGYANYMDFVVYNHLLPNVIEFVFDELIQSRRKIVFSLHGLLESSKTPKIIEEYLQQRRYIFSLHRVITPYINLKDIKHEEYMDKRKKLHRLNKREKRLRENGELRFSRSGQEEMEKVYQLHDKRWKKKRDTSGFTNDKVKEFYRSLVGIQEGPMQTELDALYINDTMIAFHYGFKCRGRVLSYVLGFDDNFEPFGPGRILEREKILQCKKDMISIFDLSIGYEPYKFELNTNVDYTRKMIFSSPAMTAKIIRSLLSMKESLIERLKKNYEFVLFIRIKIGKFLFVFRNLFNKTESDGSRGEILAFLSRLKKFLYENERYNVYRLENKDVPVSANAEEFIELTINDAMSSPAISQKQLKEICEKMYRGYKGFYPEGNLAYENIFWMNDKVLRIGPISYNERLGRRAIHFKNWHEGNLEAACSFVKKNSKAKTVFVTVKDSSENDASILETVGFSICKQICKRTFFGNEKYEIIE; translated from the coding sequence ATGGAGCTTACACGGATTACATCACTGCACCAACTTGACCAATACCGGGATGATTGGTCGCTTATATTGGAGGAAAATCAGAATACAAATCCGTTTATTGAATTTGTTTGGGTGTATGAATGGTGGAAGCACTTTGGCGATGAATATGATATGGAGATTATACTCGTCAAACAAAATAATAACCCTATTGGATTTGTTCCTTTTATCCACAAAAGAAGATGGTTTGCTCATACGTATACTTTTATGGCTTTCGGTTACGCAAATTATATGGATTTTGTTGTATACAATCATTTGCTACCCAATGTTATCGAATTTGTATTTGATGAACTGATTCAGTCGAGAAGAAAAATCGTGTTCTCCTTACATGGATTACTTGAAAGTAGTAAGACACCAAAAATTATTGAGGAGTATTTACAGCAACGGAGATACATTTTTTCACTTCACCGAGTAATAACCCCATACATTAATTTAAAAGATATAAAGCATGAAGAATACATGGATAAAAGGAAGAAGCTTCATCGGCTTAATAAAAGAGAAAAGCGGTTGCGAGAGAATGGAGAATTGAGGTTTTCGCGGAGCGGACAAGAAGAAATGGAGAAGGTCTATCAACTCCATGACAAACGATGGAAGAAAAAGCGAGACACGAGCGGATTTACGAATGACAAAGTTAAAGAATTTTACCGAAGTCTCGTCGGTATTCAGGAAGGCCCGATGCAAACCGAACTCGATGCACTTTACATTAATGACACGATGATTGCTTTTCATTACGGATTCAAATGTCGGGGAAGAGTGCTTTCGTATGTGTTAGGCTTTGATGACAATTTTGAACCATTCGGGCCGGGAAGAATACTCGAAAGGGAAAAAATTTTGCAATGCAAAAAAGATATGATTTCGATATTTGATTTAAGTATCGGTTATGAACCATACAAATTTGAATTGAATACAAATGTAGATTACACAAGAAAAATGATTTTTTCATCTCCTGCAATGACCGCAAAAATTATACGATCTTTATTATCAATGAAGGAATCATTGATCGAACGACTGAAAAAGAACTATGAATTTGTTCTGTTTATCCGGATCAAGATCGGCAAGTTTCTTTTTGTTTTCCGTAATCTATTCAACAAAACAGAGTCAGATGGTTCAAGGGGCGAGATACTAGCATTTTTGAGTCGATTAAAAAAATTCTTATATGAAAATGAGCGGTATAATGTTTATCGATTGGAGAACAAAGATGTTCCTGTATCGGCAAATGCTGAAGAGTTTATCGAATTGACGATCAACGATGCGATGAGCAGTCCAGCTATTTCCCAAAAACAATTAAAGGAAATTTGCGAGAAAATGTATCGAGGATATAAGGGATTTTATCCGGAGGGAAATCTAGCATACGAAAATATATTCTGGATGAATGATAAGGTACTCCGAATTGGTCCTATTTCTTACAATGAACGACTCGGGAGAAGAGCCATTCATTTCAAGAATTGGCATGAGGGGAACTTGGAAGCTGCATGCTCCTTTGTCAAAAAGAACAGCAAAGCGAAAACAGTGTTTGTGACTGTGAAAGACAGTTCGGAAAATGATGCTAGTATACTCGAAACTGTAGGTTTTTCCATTTGTAAACAAATCTGCAAAAGAACTTTTTTTGGTAATGAAAAGTATGAAATCATAGAATGA